One segment of Triticum aestivum cultivar Chinese Spring chromosome 2A, IWGSC CS RefSeq v2.1, whole genome shotgun sequence DNA contains the following:
- the LOC123184509 gene encoding probable cinnamyl alcohol dehydrogenase 6 → MEVTPNHTQEVSGWAAMDESGEIVPFNFKRRENGVDDVTIKVLYCGMCHTDLHFAKNHWGITTYPVVPGHEITGVVTKVGANVSGFRPGDRVGVGCLACSCLDCEQCDSSQENYCDKLGLTYNSVYWDGSVTYGGYSSMYVAHKRFVVRVPDSLPLDAAAPLLCAGITVYTPMKKHGMLRAAGKRLGVVGLGGLGHVAVKFGKAFGLHVTVISTSPAKEQEARENLKADDFIISTDDKQMQAMARKLDYVIDTVPAAHSLGPILELLKVGGALALVAAPDGPLELPSFPLIFGNKTISGSITGGMNDHQEMMDLCGEHNITCDIELVSNDGINGALARLARNDVRYRFVIDIAGGDSRF, encoded by the exons ATGGAGGTTACCCCCAACCACACGCAGGAGGTAAGCGGGTGGGCGGCCATGGACGAGTCCGGCGAGATTGTGCCGTTCAACTTCAAGCGTCGGGAGAACGGCGTGGACGACGTGACCATCAAGGTGCTCTACTGCGGCATGTGCCACACGGACCTCCACTTCGCCAAGAACCACTGGGGCATCACCACGTACCCGGTGGTGCCGGGCCACGAGATCACCGGCGTGGTCACCAAGGTCGGGGCCAACGTGTCGGGGTTCAGGCCCGGCGACCGCGTCGGCGTGGGGTGCCTGGCGTGCTCGTGCCTGGACTGCGAGCAGTGCGACAGCTcgcaggagaactactgcgacaaGTTGGGGCTCACCTACAACAGCGTCTACTGGGACGGCAGCGTCACCTACGGCGGCTACTCCAGCATGTACGTCGCGCACAAGAGGTTCGTGGTGCGGGTCCCCGACAGCCTGCCGCTGGACGCGGCGGCGCCGTTGCTGTGCGCCGGGATCACCGTGTACACCCCGATGAAGAAGCACGGGATGCTGCGGGCCGCCGGCAAGAGGCTCGGGGTGGTCGGGCTGGGCGGGCTGGGCCACGTCGCGGTCAAGTTCGGCAAGGCCTTCGGGCTGCACGTCACGGTGATCAGCACGTCGCCGGCCAAAGAGCAGGAGGCCAGGGAGAACCTCAAGGCCGACGACTTCATCATCAGCACCGACGACAAGCAGATGCAG GCTATGGCGAGGAAGCTTGACTACGTGATCGACACAGTCCCGGCGGCGCACTCGCTGGGACCAATCCTGGAGCTGCTCAAGGTGGGCGGCGCACTCGCCCTCGTCGCCGCTCCGGACGGGCCCCTCGAACTCCCTTCCTTCCCGCTTATTTTCG GGAACAAGACGATCAGTGGGAGCATAACGGGGGGAATGAATGACCATCAGGAGATGATGGACCTCTGCGGGGAGCACAACATCACCTGCGACATCGAGCTCGTCTCCAACGACGGGATCAACGGCGCGTTAGCCAGGCTCGCGCGCAACGACGTCCGCTACCGTTTCGTCATCGACATTGCGGGGGGTGACTCCAGGTTCTAG